A single region of the Elusimicrobium sp. An273 genome encodes:
- a CDS encoding ABC-F family ATP-binding cassette domain-containing protein, whose amino-acid sequence MIDIKDLSFHFGLRTLFEDTSVMIQDGQKVGLVGPNGCGKSTLFKLIEGKFSPDGGRIDISRGTKIASVAQDIEDPSVALLDYVLASDKELSALQKELQDPNISGERMAEVFDRLEFLGAHSAEARASAILSGLGFVNEDFRRPLKEFSGGWQVRANVAACLYAPSNCLLLDEPTNHLDLETAMWLENYLVRLDKTIFIISHDRHILNRLCDKIIHVEDAQLKLYNGNYDTYERTRAAAIEGARLAAAKHERVVAHLQSFVDRFRYKATKAKQAQSRIKMIEKLGDAPAIPKDPEVHFQFPSPERLQNSLITIENGVAGYDDKPVLQNLNLRIEPDDRIALLGANGNGKSTLAKILSHRLLLMSGKMTMAKKMKIAYFSQHQTEELDVEKTPYEQLSAVMPLATETQIRAQLGAFGLNKAKSDTEIGKLSGGEKSRLLLALITKDAPHLLILDEPTNHLDIQSRQALLEALNDYEGAVVLITHDLHVIEYTCDTLWIVRHGTCQTFTGDLEDYKAQLLKNNDRNDLASDKMTSKEAQRRAAAQRRARVAPLKKEIRALDEKIEKLTARKKALEEQLTAQYSADGSIELALLNDQLQKAEDEWMRLSEEYEQACAE is encoded by the coding sequence ATGATAGACATCAAAGACCTTTCCTTCCATTTCGGCCTGCGCACCTTGTTTGAAGATACTTCCGTCATGATTCAAGACGGGCAGAAAGTGGGCCTTGTCGGCCCCAACGGGTGCGGCAAGAGTACGCTTTTTAAGCTGATTGAAGGCAAGTTCTCGCCGGACGGGGGACGCATAGATATCTCCCGCGGCACCAAAATAGCTTCCGTCGCGCAGGACATAGAAGACCCGTCCGTGGCGCTTTTGGATTATGTGCTGGCCAGCGACAAGGAACTTTCCGCCCTGCAAAAGGAACTGCAAGACCCCAATATATCGGGCGAGCGGATGGCGGAAGTGTTTGACCGGCTGGAATTTTTGGGCGCCCACAGCGCCGAAGCCCGCGCCAGCGCCATTTTAAGCGGGCTGGGGTTTGTGAACGAAGATTTCCGCCGCCCGCTTAAAGAATTTTCCGGCGGCTGGCAGGTGCGCGCCAATGTGGCGGCGTGCTTGTATGCGCCGTCGAACTGTTTGCTGTTGGACGAGCCGACCAACCACTTGGACTTGGAAACCGCCATGTGGCTGGAAAACTATCTGGTGCGGTTGGACAAAACCATTTTTATCATCAGCCACGACCGCCATATTTTAAACCGCCTGTGCGACAAAATCATCCACGTGGAAGACGCCCAGCTGAAGCTTTATAACGGCAATTACGATACGTATGAGCGCACCCGCGCCGCCGCCATAGAAGGCGCCCGGCTGGCGGCCGCCAAGCACGAGCGCGTGGTGGCGCATTTGCAGTCGTTTGTAGACCGCTTCCGCTACAAAGCCACCAAGGCCAAGCAGGCCCAAAGCCGCATTAAAATGATTGAAAAACTGGGTGACGCGCCCGCCATTCCCAAAGATCCGGAAGTGCACTTTCAGTTTCCCTCGCCGGAGCGGCTGCAGAATTCGTTGATTACCATCGAAAACGGCGTTGCCGGCTACGACGATAAACCCGTTTTGCAAAATTTAAACCTGCGCATTGAACCCGACGACCGAATCGCCCTCTTGGGCGCCAACGGCAACGGCAAATCCACGCTGGCCAAAATTCTTTCGCACCGGCTGTTATTGATGTCGGGCAAGATGACGATGGCCAAAAAAATGAAAATCGCCTATTTCTCCCAGCACCAAACGGAAGAATTGGACGTGGAAAAAACGCCCTACGAACAGCTTTCCGCCGTGATGCCCTTGGCTACGGAAACGCAGATTCGCGCCCAGCTGGGGGCGTTTGGGTTAAACAAAGCCAAATCCGATACGGAAATAGGCAAATTGTCCGGGGGGGAGAAATCCCGCCTGCTTTTGGCGCTGATTACCAAGGACGCGCCGCATTTGTTGATTTTGGACGAACCCACCAACCATTTGGACATTCAATCCCGCCAAGCCTTGCTGGAGGCGCTGAACGATTACGAGGGCGCCGTCGTGCTGATTACGCATGACTTGCACGTGATTGAATATACCTGTGATACGCTGTGGATCGTCCGCCACGGCACCTGCCAAACGTTTACCGGCGATTTGGAAGACTACAAGGCCCAGCTCTTAAAAAACAACGACCGCAACGACTTGGCCAGCGACAAAATGACCTCCAAAGAAGCCCAGCGCCGTGCCGCCGCCCAACGGCGGGCGCGCGTCGCTCCGCTTAAAAAGGAAATCCGCGCGCTGGACGAAAAAATAGAAAAGCTGACCGCCCGCAAAAAAGCGTTGGAAGAACAACTGACGGCCCAATACTCTGCAGACGGCAGTATTGAGCTGGCCCTGTTAAACGACCAACTCCAAAAAGCCGAAGACGAATGGATGCGGCTGAGTGAAGAATATGAACAAGCCTGCGCCGAATGA
- a CDS encoding sugar O-acetyltransferase, whose amino-acid sequence MNQKERMLAGLPYRASQDGLPQEQIENKQKIYDYNHCRPNETQKMKQLLGSMLGRCGQNVTVLPPFYCDYGKQIEMGDNVFINYNCVILDVCPVHIGDNTLFGPNVCLAAAGHPLHPLSRRSGYEYGAPIYIGKDVWLGANVVVAPGVSVGDGSVIGAGSVVVKDIPAGVLAVGNPCRVLRAITEEDRPFYFKKKRFDVSDY is encoded by the coding sequence ATGAACCAAAAAGAACGCATGCTGGCGGGCCTGCCATACCGGGCTAGTCAAGACGGCCTGCCGCAGGAACAAATTGAAAATAAACAAAAAATTTACGATTACAACCACTGCCGCCCGAATGAAACGCAAAAGATGAAACAGCTGCTTGGCTCCATGCTGGGCCGCTGCGGGCAAAACGTAACGGTATTGCCCCCGTTTTATTGCGATTACGGCAAACAGATTGAAATGGGCGACAATGTATTTATTAATTATAATTGCGTCATCTTGGACGTCTGCCCCGTGCACATAGGGGATAATACGCTGTTTGGCCCCAATGTGTGCCTGGCGGCGGCGGGGCACCCGCTGCATCCGCTTTCGCGGCGAAGCGGGTATGAATACGGCGCACCCATTTATATTGGAAAAGATGTATGGCTGGGGGCCAATGTGGTGGTGGCGCCCGGCGTGTCGGTGGGGGACGGCAGCGTAATCGGCGCGGGGAGCGTGGTGGTAAAAGACATTCCCGCAGGCGTGCTGGCGGTAGGCAACCCCTGCCGGGTGCTTCGCGCCATTACCGAGGAAGACCGCCCTTTTTATTTTAAAAAGAAACGTTTTGACGTGTCGGACTACTAA
- the typA gene encoding translational GTPase TypA, with the protein MNNTREDVRNVAIIAHVDHGKTTIVDALLKFAGEFKVKEDQAQDTVLDSNPLERERGITILAKCTSIGYKGHTINIVDTPGHADFGSEVERVLRMVDGAILMVDAVEGPMPQTRFVLRKALALGLRPIVVINKMDRDHVRPSEVVDEVFNLFMELGATDEQLDFPIIYASGRAGWASLKMEEKGKDIAPILDTILEHVPAPQAMPNAPLQMQVTMLDYNNFLGHVGIGRILAGSIQKGQPVTLIHPDGTTTNAKAVKIERFLGLGKVEVESATAGDIVSIAGLEGVDVGDTICRPDALKPLPPLAIDAPTMSMDFMVNDSPFSGREGKFVTSRHLKNRLEKEAQTNVGLRVEQLEGEGKFKVYGRGELHLTILIENMRREGFELAVSSPEVIYKEENGQILEPMEYLILDIKSEFQGPVFTMLGTRAAKLENMVSEGEDRLRLEYLIASRALIGFKNEFLTNTRGTGIMHHSFKGYYPKVNLPDLRRNGVLIAKEDGETTPYALFALENNGELFLGPGVKVYAGEIVGQNSRSNDLVVNPCKAKHLSNMRSKASDESYVLTPPRVMSLEQAVEYIAPDELVEITPTSLRLRKKILSHLLRKRTERAAEMAEEEEA; encoded by the coding sequence ATGAACAATACCCGCGAGGACGTACGCAACGTGGCCATTATCGCCCACGTAGACCACGGCAAGACCACCATTGTGGATGCACTTCTTAAATTTGCCGGCGAATTTAAAGTAAAAGAAGATCAAGCGCAAGACACCGTTTTGGACTCCAACCCCTTGGAGCGCGAAAGAGGCATTACCATTTTGGCCAAATGCACCTCTATCGGTTACAAAGGCCATACCATTAACATTGTAGACACGCCCGGCCACGCCGACTTCGGCAGCGAAGTGGAACGCGTGCTGCGCATGGTGGACGGCGCCATTTTGATGGTGGACGCCGTGGAAGGCCCCATGCCGCAAACCCGCTTTGTATTAAGAAAAGCCCTTGCTTTAGGGCTGCGCCCGATTGTGGTTATTAACAAAATGGATCGTGATCACGTGCGCCCCAGCGAAGTGGTGGACGAAGTGTTCAACCTGTTTATGGAACTGGGCGCTACGGACGAACAGTTGGATTTTCCGATTATCTACGCTTCCGGCCGTGCGGGCTGGGCCAGCTTGAAAATGGAAGAAAAAGGCAAAGACATCGCCCCTATTTTGGATACGATTTTGGAACATGTGCCCGCTCCGCAAGCCATGCCCAACGCTCCCCTGCAAATGCAGGTAACGATGCTGGACTATAACAACTTCCTAGGCCATGTAGGCATTGGGCGCATTTTGGCGGGCAGCATTCAAAAGGGCCAGCCGGTTACGTTGATTCATCCGGACGGCACCACCACCAATGCAAAGGCCGTTAAAATTGAACGCTTTTTAGGGTTAGGCAAAGTGGAAGTGGAAAGCGCCACGGCGGGCGATATTGTTTCCATCGCCGGATTGGAGGGGGTAGACGTGGGCGATACCATCTGCCGCCCCGACGCCCTAAAACCCCTGCCGCCCCTGGCCATTGACGCGCCGACGATGTCTATGGATTTTATGGTAAACGACAGTCCGTTCTCGGGGCGTGAAGGCAAGTTCGTAACCAGCCGCCACCTGAAAAACCGCTTGGAAAAAGAAGCCCAAACCAACGTGGGGCTGCGCGTAGAGCAGCTGGAAGGCGAAGGCAAATTTAAGGTATACGGCCGCGGCGAACTGCATTTGACGATTCTGATTGAAAATATGCGCCGGGAAGGCTTTGAGCTGGCGGTTTCTTCGCCGGAAGTAATTTATAAAGAAGAAAACGGGCAGATTTTGGAGCCAATGGAATACCTGATTTTGGATATTAAATCGGAATTTCAGGGCCCGGTGTTTACGATGTTGGGCACGCGGGCGGCGAAGTTGGAGAATATGGTCTCCGAAGGGGAAGACCGCCTGCGGCTGGAGTATTTGATTGCTTCGCGCGCGCTCATCGGGTTTAAAAACGAATTTTTAACCAATACCCGCGGCACGGGGATTATGCACCACAGTTTTAAAGGCTATTATCCCAAAGTAAACCTGCCGGACTTGCGCCGCAACGGGGTGCTGATTGCCAAAGAAGACGGCGAAACGACGCCTTATGCGTTGTTTGCGCTGGAAAATAACGGCGAGCTCTTTTTGGGCCCGGGCGTAAAAGTGTACGCCGGGGAAATTGTAGGCCAGAACTCCCGCTCCAACGACTTGGTGGTAAACCCCTGCAAAGCCAAGCACCTAAGCAATATGCGCAGCAAAGCAAGCGACGAATCTTACGTGCTCACCCCGCCGCGCGTGATGAGTTTGGAACAGGCGGTGGAATACATCGCGCCGGACGAACTGGTGGAAATTACGCCCACTTCGCTGCGCCTGCGCAAAAAGATTCTTTCTCACCTGCTTAGAAAACGCACGGAACGCGCCGCCGAAATGGCCGAGGAAGAAGAAGCCTAA
- a CDS encoding GGGtGRT protein has product MITFEGYERRIDKINSVLKENGIASLEEAKEICTKKGIDVEKIVRGIQPIAFDNAVWAYTVGAAIAIKSGVKTAAEAAEKIGVGLQSFCIPGSVADQRAVGLGHGNLGAMLLSENTKCFCFLAGHESFAAAEGAIGIARTANKVRKTPLRVILNGLGKDAAYIISRINGFTSVETEYNYKTGELKIVSERAFSDGDRAKVKCYGADDVNEGVAIMRHEGVDVSITGNSTNPTRFQHPVAGTYKKWATENGKKYFSVASGGGTGRTLHPDNMAAGPASYGMTDTMGRMHSDAQFAGSSSVPAHVEMMGLIGMGNNPMVGATVAVAVAVAEAN; this is encoded by the coding sequence ATGATTACGTTTGAAGGATACGAAAGAAGAATTGATAAAATTAATTCCGTTTTGAAAGAAAACGGCATTGCTTCTTTGGAAGAAGCCAAAGAAATCTGCACTAAAAAAGGCATTGACGTGGAAAAAATCGTCCGCGGCATTCAGCCCATTGCGTTTGACAACGCCGTCTGGGCCTACACGGTGGGCGCGGCTATCGCCATTAAATCCGGCGTAAAAACCGCGGCCGAAGCGGCCGAAAAAATCGGCGTGGGCTTGCAGAGCTTCTGCATTCCCGGCTCCGTAGCCGATCAACGCGCCGTAGGCCTCGGCCACGGCAACTTGGGCGCGATGCTCTTGTCCGAAAACACCAAATGCTTCTGCTTCTTGGCCGGACACGAAAGCTTCGCCGCGGCCGAAGGCGCCATCGGCATTGCCCGCACGGCCAACAAAGTGCGCAAAACGCCGCTTCGCGTGATTTTAAACGGCTTGGGCAAAGACGCCGCCTACATTATTTCCCGCATCAACGGTTTTACCTCCGTGGAAACGGAATACAACTATAAAACGGGCGAACTCAAAATCGTGAGCGAAAGAGCCTTCTCCGACGGCGACCGCGCCAAAGTAAAATGCTACGGCGCCGACGACGTCAACGAAGGTGTAGCCATTATGCGCCACGAAGGGGTGGACGTGTCCATCACCGGCAACTCCACCAACCCCACCCGCTTTCAGCACCCGGTGGCCGGCACCTATAAAAAATGGGCGACCGAAAACGGGAAGAAATACTTCTCCGTGGCTTCCGGCGGCGGCACCGGCCGCACCCTGCACCCGGACAATATGGCCGCCGGCCCTGCCTCCTACGGTATGACCGACACCATGGGCCGCATGCACAGCGATGCGCAGTTTGCGGGTTCTTCCTCCGTGCCGGCGCACGTGGAAATGATGGGCTTAATCGGTATGGGCAACAACCCGATGGTCGGCGCGACGGTAGCCGTTGCGGTGGCCGTAGCCGAAGCCAACTAA
- a CDS encoding iron-sulfur cluster assembly scaffold protein gives MSCEKCTPEVMNMCCVCKGAKHDPAPIPEEGKWVKAKQITDISGLTHGVGWCAPQQGACKLTLNVKNGVIKEALVETLGCSGMTHSAAMAAEILPGKTILEALNSDLVCDAINTAMRELFLQIVYGRTQSAFSDDGLPIGAGMEDLGKGHRSQIGTMYGTEAKGARYLEMAEGYVLEIGLDKNNEIIGYKFVNLGKMMDAIKKGEDPKAAFEKNVSKYGRFDEAVKKIDPRKE, from the coding sequence ATGAGCTGTGAAAAATGCACCCCTGAAGTGATGAATATGTGCTGCGTCTGCAAAGGCGCCAAGCACGATCCGGCCCCGATTCCTGAAGAAGGCAAATGGGTCAAAGCCAAACAAATTACCGACATCAGCGGTCTTACCCACGGTGTAGGTTGGTGTGCCCCGCAGCAGGGCGCCTGCAAACTGACGCTTAACGTCAAAAACGGCGTTATTAAAGAAGCGTTGGTGGAAACCCTGGGCTGCTCCGGCATGACGCACTCCGCCGCTATGGCCGCGGAAATTCTGCCCGGCAAAACCATTTTGGAAGCTTTAAACTCCGATCTCGTGTGCGACGCCATCAACACCGCCATGCGCGAACTGTTCCTGCAAATCGTCTACGGACGCACGCAGAGCGCTTTCTCCGACGACGGCTTACCGATTGGCGCCGGCATGGAAGACTTGGGCAAAGGCCACCGCTCTCAGATCGGCACCATGTACGGTACCGAAGCCAAAGGCGCCCGCTACCTGGAAATGGCCGAAGGGTATGTGTTGGAAATCGGTTTGGATAAAAACAACGAAATCATCGGTTATAAATTCGTCAACCTGGGCAAAATGATGGATGCCATTAAGAAAGGCGAAGACCCGAAGGCCGCGTTTGAAAAGAACGTCAGCAAATACGGCCGCTTTGACGAAGCCGTCAAGAAAATTGACCCCCGCAAAGAGTAA
- a CDS encoding prepilin-type N-terminal cleavage/methylation domain-containing protein, translating to MKTQRKKKAFTLTELLVVVIVIGVLSAVVLPKFSKVIETRKTTEAEELMAAVRTEQEKRCALDKDYIADLSQLSDIIPSTNTKNFVYSTNESGTGIEAQSKGKYGYTLKMPSYKDGRLCCENEEECLKLNKDYPLCSDLIARADYQSGAECAGDNRPTVVQCVGPSTQTCGCLGKGTQSRVCNTTTGQWGAWGACSAPLFCSCPEDGKPASTQTCNGCGTQTRTVACNTANGEWQPSAWGTCSKTVEECTETEDDCCADGLSSSEFTACILEQYGADSTEYICASGKNLGYIKEIGSIAGASACASKLVGFGSSFLRAANNTCSPTDTYCQQLRSENISWISSGFKKYACTGEKPNISSAPTVDPEPEPGPARFACCRVELAPIITFNNHSGWAYSDCLNAAGNEMAQCPAQVVPGVKMNGSHGGLSCTYKYSCPHEGYQVGSHPYPGFVQTLRCVSYGETCTADEVVWL from the coding sequence ATGAAAACGCAACGAAAGAAAAAAGCGTTTACACTTACGGAACTGTTGGTGGTCGTGATTGTGATAGGGGTTTTGTCGGCGGTAGTGCTGCCAAAGTTCAGCAAAGTGATTGAGACGCGCAAAACAACAGAAGCCGAAGAGCTGATGGCGGCCGTTCGCACCGAACAGGAAAAGCGCTGTGCATTGGATAAGGATTATATAGCGGACTTGTCGCAATTATCGGATATCATTCCTTCTACCAATACCAAAAACTTTGTATACAGCACCAATGAATCCGGTACGGGTATAGAAGCGCAAAGCAAAGGGAAATACGGCTATACGCTTAAAATGCCGTCGTATAAAGACGGGCGTTTGTGCTGCGAAAATGAAGAAGAATGCCTGAAATTAAATAAAGATTATCCGCTTTGTTCGGATCTGATTGCCCGGGCGGATTATCAAAGCGGCGCAGAATGTGCGGGGGACAATCGCCCTACGGTAGTGCAGTGCGTGGGCCCTTCCACCCAAACCTGCGGCTGCTTGGGCAAAGGTACCCAATCTCGTGTCTGTAATACCACCACGGGCCAGTGGGGTGCGTGGGGGGCTTGCAGCGCGCCGCTGTTTTGTTCCTGCCCGGAGGACGGGAAACCGGCTTCTACCCAAACTTGCAACGGCTGCGGTACGCAGACACGTACCGTTGCGTGTAATACGGCTAATGGAGAGTGGCAACCTTCCGCTTGGGGAACCTGCAGCAAAACCGTGGAGGAATGCACGGAAACGGAAGACGATTGCTGTGCAGACGGCCTTTCTTCCAGCGAATTTACCGCCTGTATTTTGGAACAATACGGGGCCGACTCTACCGAATATATTTGCGCCAGCGGTAAGAATTTAGGCTATATCAAGGAAATAGGATCTATAGCGGGAGCTTCTGCATGCGCGAGCAAATTGGTGGGCTTTGGCTCTTCTTTCCTGCGCGCTGCCAATAACACATGTTCCCCTACCGATACATACTGCCAGCAATTACGGTCGGAGAATATCTCGTGGATTTCCAGCGGATTCAAAAAATATGCCTGCACGGGAGAAAAACCCAATATTTCTTCCGCTCCGACGGTGGATCCCGAACCCGAGCCGGGTCCGGCCAGATTTGCTTGCTGCCGGGTGGAATTAGCCCCTATCATAACGTTTAATAATCATAGCGGATGGGCTTATAGTGACTGTCTGAATGCAGCCGGGAACGAAATGGCCCAATGTCCTGCGCAGGTCGTGCCCGGTGTCAAAATGAACGGTTCGCACGGCGGGTTGAGTTGTACCTATAAATACAGCTGTCCGCATGAGGGATACCAAGTGGGTAGCCACCCCTACCCCGGGTTTGTGCAGACATTAAGATGCGTAAGCTATGGCGAAACTTGTACAGCAGATGAGGTGGTGTGGTTGTAA
- a CDS encoding aminotransferase class V-fold PLP-dependent enzyme, whose protein sequence is MSIQLDISKMPSATFTCGPSQGHPVIRQTPVYKTLFERSHRAKDISTEGLYKEAVDNLRQLLSLPPDYTVIFFLGGATPAMDAVIWSLTKNSLSGLSFGAFSKLWAEKIASRLEGKVIRSIRKAGENEFFPSEKPDYQASLVILTPNETSTGTQIPNEYLEEAWKLKGPDTLIAWDCTSCAGGRELPKNKFDVMLFSMQKCFGVGGGSSVIIMSPAAVKRLEEAKKYRTIPYALDLSEAVAKAQAKCQTVNTPSTTNIWMFNEACKWMNENGGLAAMDALCRQHAKYLLEWAAKTDYLKPLISDEAHRSYTTLTLEVTDPALKDADISAALKATGLPNLADGIKKYSSVKQNSLRIACFPFVDIHGTAEYEKLTAAVDEIVRQLRQEAK, encoded by the coding sequence ATGAGCATTCAATTAGACATTTCCAAAATGCCAAGCGCCACTTTTACCTGCGGTCCCAGCCAAGGCCACCCCGTTATCCGCCAAACCCCGGTTTACAAAACCCTGTTTGAACGCAGCCACCGCGCCAAAGATATTTCTACCGAAGGTCTGTATAAAGAAGCGGTGGACAATCTGCGCCAGCTCTTATCGCTGCCGCCGGATTATACCGTTATTTTCTTTTTGGGCGGCGCCACCCCGGCGATGGACGCCGTCATCTGGAGTTTAACCAAAAATTCGCTTTCCGGGCTTTCGTTTGGGGCGTTTTCCAAACTGTGGGCCGAAAAAATTGCCTCCCGGCTGGAAGGAAAAGTCATCCGCAGCATCCGCAAAGCCGGCGAAAACGAATTTTTCCCATCCGAAAAACCCGATTATCAAGCCAGCCTGGTTATTTTAACGCCCAACGAAACGTCCACCGGCACCCAAATTCCTAACGAATATCTGGAAGAAGCGTGGAAATTAAAAGGGCCGGACACCCTCATCGCCTGGGACTGCACTTCCTGCGCCGGCGGACGCGAACTGCCCAAAAACAAATTTGACGTGATGCTCTTTTCCATGCAAAAATGCTTTGGCGTAGGCGGCGGATCCAGCGTCATTATTATGAGCCCGGCCGCCGTCAAACGTTTGGAAGAAGCCAAAAAATACCGCACCATTCCGTATGCGCTGGATTTATCCGAAGCGGTTGCCAAAGCGCAGGCCAAGTGCCAAACGGTCAACACGCCTTCCACCACTAACATTTGGATGTTTAACGAAGCGTGCAAATGGATGAACGAAAACGGCGGCCTGGCAGCGATGGACGCCCTCTGCCGCCAACACGCCAAATACCTGCTGGAGTGGGCCGCCAAGACCGATTATTTAAAACCCTTAATCAGCGATGAAGCCCACCGCTCCTACACCACGCTTACGCTGGAAGTAACGGATCCCGCCCTGAAAGACGCCGACATCTCCGCCGCCTTAAAGGCCACGGGGCTGCCCAACTTGGCAGACGGTATTAAAAAATACTCCTCCGTCAAGCAGAACTCGCTTCGCATTGCCTGCTTCCCGTTTGTGGATATCCACGGAACGGCCGAATACGAAAAACTTACCGCCGCGGTGGATGAAATTGTCCGCCAGCTGCGCCAGGAGGCCAAATGA
- a CDS encoding NAD(P)-dependent oxidoreductase, whose product MKILIADKFPAHWKEVLSKEGHHITDNPALDENTLPAAIADNEILIVRSTKVPAAVMDAAANLKLIIRAGAGTNTIDVAHAAQKGIAVCNCPGTNSIAVAELTLGLILALDRRIYHNTKDLREGKWNKSEYGKAKGLFGRTLGIIGLGHIGKEVAKRAEAFGMKVLAYDPNDKAEEFRAAGVTPEPDIYTLAAMSDVITVHIPETPQTKGLFNKKFFDAMKPGAIFVNAARGGLVVAKDLADAVKNKGIKAGLDVYETEPKANDNTFDYSPYQGAENLYGTHHIGASTDQAQDAVAECTVQIINQYAQDGTFLHRVN is encoded by the coding sequence ATGAAAATTCTGATTGCTGACAAATTCCCCGCCCACTGGAAAGAAGTGCTTTCCAAAGAAGGCCATCACATTACCGACAACCCGGCCTTGGACGAAAACACGCTGCCCGCCGCCATTGCCGACAACGAGATTTTAATCGTACGCAGCACCAAAGTACCCGCTGCCGTAATGGACGCCGCGGCGAACTTAAAACTCATCATCCGCGCGGGCGCGGGGACGAACACCATTGACGTAGCCCACGCCGCCCAAAAAGGCATTGCCGTGTGCAACTGCCCGGGCACCAATTCCATTGCCGTAGCGGAACTTACCCTGGGGCTTATCCTGGCGTTAGACCGCCGCATTTACCACAACACCAAAGACCTGCGCGAAGGCAAATGGAACAAGAGCGAATACGGCAAAGCCAAAGGGCTATTTGGGCGCACGCTAGGCATTATCGGGCTGGGGCATATTGGCAAAGAAGTAGCCAAACGCGCCGAAGCGTTTGGCATGAAAGTGCTGGCCTACGACCCCAACGACAAAGCGGAAGAATTCCGCGCCGCCGGCGTAACGCCCGAGCCGGACATTTACACCTTGGCCGCGATGAGCGACGTGATTACCGTACACATCCCGGAAACGCCGCAAACCAAGGGGCTGTTTAATAAAAAGTTTTTTGACGCGATGAAACCGGGCGCCATTTTCGTCAATGCGGCCCGCGGCGGCCTGGTGGTTGCCAAAGACTTGGCGGACGCCGTCAAAAACAAAGGCATCAAAGCCGGCTTAGACGTGTATGAAACCGAGCCCAAAGCCAACGACAATACGTTTGATTATTCCCCCTATCAAGGGGCCGAAAACCTGTACGGCACGCACCACATCGGCGCCAGCACCGACCAGGCGCAGGACGCCGTGGCCGAATGCACCGTGCAGATTATCAACCAATATGCCCAAGACGGCACATTTTTGCACCGGGTGAACTGA